The following are from one region of the Anguilla rostrata isolate EN2019 chromosome 7, ASM1855537v3, whole genome shotgun sequence genome:
- the LOC135259632 gene encoding nanos homolog 1-like: MDFLNHNYLNARSPYDYTFNFWNDYLGLSTLVTKNKNSAPQSPNSITESLKATLGLDDSPACSCVIGGSSEGGHLECCCPSASPPPTSILDLKERFSIFSPFQNQSAGVPQQDRESGFGGSFAGFDLFGMERKMRKQTPRNKQEPKICVFCRNNGAPEEVYGSHVLKTPDGRVVCPILRAYTCPLCSANGDNAHTIKYCPLSKDQPAQRPLKGGRAVGGKRLKIF; this comes from the coding sequence atggattttttaaatcacaactATTTGAACGCTCGCTCTCCTTACGACTACACATTCAATTTCTGGAACGACTATTTGGGTCTCTCGACGTTGGTCACGAAGAACAAGAACAGCGCGCCCCAAAGTCCCAATTCCATCACGGAGTCTCTGAAAGCGACTCTGGGCTTGGACGATTCCCCGGCGTGCTCGTGCGTTATCGGGGGCAGCAGCGAAGGTGGACACTTGGAATGCTGCTGCCCTTCCGCGAGTCCTCCGCCTACCTCCATCCTCGACTTGAAAGAGCGCTTCTCCATTTTTAGCCCTTTCCAGAACCAAAGTGCCGGCGTGCCACAGCAGGACAGAGAATCCGGTTTTGGAGGGAGCTTCGCCGGTTTCGACCTTTTCGGCATGGAGCGAAAGATGCGCAAGCAGACGCCGAGGAATAAGCAGGAACCCAAGATCTGCGTCTTCTGTCGGAATAATGGAGCGCCCGAGGAGGTGTACGGCTCCCATGTACTGAAAACGCCAGACGGGAGGGTCGTTTGTCCCATTCTCAGGGCTTATACTTGTCCCCTATGCAGTGCCAATGGGGACAATGCCCATACCATAAAATACTGTCCGCTTTCCAAAGATCAGCCCGCACAACGGCCACTTAAGGGAGGGAGAGCGGTGGGGGGTAAGAGGCTCAAAATATTCTAA